A region from the Anomaloglossus baeobatrachus isolate aAnoBae1 chromosome 11, aAnoBae1.hap1, whole genome shotgun sequence genome encodes:
- the LOC142256439 gene encoding N-formyl peptide receptor 2-like: protein MDAADFNLTSPEMILDSDNQSSYEFNNTSNTTSYNGSYDFMYILRKVAIAIYSVVFALGIIGNGLVIWIAGFRMKKTISAMWFFHLAIADFLCSASIPLLIAEFTSSSTDSLVIFCNLNFFLCGLNMAASILFLIAMSIDRWVSILWPFWAKVHRTYKLVRLTAGIIWLISFLVIGFCLLASTFFSYHIAEWCIIDDNQQLYLCKIPFSNRLHKLVIMFVIPFLIIVTSYVTIFFKLRKIKRSQRSQRSSRIITAVILGYFICWFPFFIFPLTPIYDEDSLLFHSMNTIVTILACLNSCINPIIYVFIGQDFQQGFLRSIPFKLEKALGDHPNDECVEQQPCKPTQSTDV, encoded by the exons atggaCGCTGCTGATTTTAACCTGACCTCACCTGAAATGATTCTGGATTCAGATAACca GTCATCTTACGAATTCAACAACACAAGTAACACAACTTCTTACAACGGTTCTTATGATTTCATGTACATCCTACGTAAAGTTGCAATTGCAATATACAGCGTTGTTTTTGCTCTCGGGATTATCGGTAATGGATTAGTCATCTGGATTGCCGGATTCAGGATGAAGAAGACGATCAGTGCCATGTGGTTCTTCCACCTGGCCATCGCGGACTTCCTGTGCTCTGCGTCTATTCCTCTGCTGATAGCAGAGTTCACTTCTTCTTCCACAGACTCACTAGTTATTTTTTGCAACTTGAACTTTTTTCTGTGTGGTCTGAATATGGCCGCCAGTATTCTTTTCTTGATCGCCATGAGTATTGACCGTTGGGTATCCATCTTGTGGCCATTTTGGGCAAAAGTTCATAGAACATATAAACTAGTTAGACTCACTGCAGGAATAATTTGGTTGATCTCCTTCCTTGTGATTGGTTTTTGTTTGCTTGCATCAACATTTTTTTCATATCACATAGCTGAATGGTGTATAATAGACGACAATCAACAACTCTATCTTTGTAAGATTCCCTTTAGTAATCGGCTGCACAAATTAGTTATAATGTTTGTGATCCCTTTTCTCATCATCGTCACctcttatgtcaccattttctttaAACTTAGAAAAATTAAGAGATCCCAGAGATCTCAGAGATCCTCCAGGATCATCACCGCTGTTATATTGGGCTATTTTATCTGCTGGTTTCCATTTTTCATCTTTCCACTTACACCCATCTATGATGAAGATAGCCTTCTATTCCATAGTATGAATACTATTGTTACCATCCTGGCTTGTCTTAACAGTTGCATCAATCCAATCATTTATGTATTCATCGGCCAAGATTTCCAACAAGGTTTCCTCAGATCCATTCCCTTCAAGCTTGAAAAAGCTTTAGGTGACCATCCTAATGATGAATGTGTAGAACAACAGCCCTGTAAACCTACTCAAAGTACAGATGTTTAA
- the LOC142255744 gene encoding formyl peptide receptor 2-like, translating into MLTYSSHKLKKGEKVKKILLLKMYQSPNNFLWWYNLNAYLCVYVQNYKFFMILISTLSCLLRSSYEFNNTSNTPSYNGTQNDHIYVIQKLSITIFSIVLALGIIGNGLVIWIAGFRMKKTVSAVWFLHLAIADFLCCASVSLLIARLTSSSTDSLVVMCNLSFFLFGLNMGASIFFLLAMSIDRWVSVMWPFWAKVHRTYKLVRMTAGIIWLISFLVNGFSWFASNFFSYHITEWCIIDDNEQLYFRKIPFTNRLHKLVIMCVIPFLIIVTSYVTIFFKLRKSKRSQRSQRSSRIITAVILCFFICWFPFFILPLTPIYDEDSLLFHSLNTIVTTLACINSCLNPIIYVFIGQDFQQGFLRSIPFKLEKALGDQPNDVCVEPQPCKPTQSIDG; encoded by the coding sequence ATGTTAACCTACTCTTCACATAAGTTGAAAAAAGGTGAGAAAGTTAAAAAGATCTTACTGTTAAAAATGTATCAAAGTCCAAATAACTTTCTGTGGTGGTATAACCTTAATGCATACCTCTGTGTCTATGTCCAAAATTATAAATTCTTCATGATCCTAATATCTACCCTATCATGTCTTCTAAGGTCATCTTACGAATTCAACAACACAAGTAACACACCGTCTTACAATGGTACTCAAAATGATCACATATACGTCATACAGAAATTATCAATTACAATATTCAGCATTGTTTTAGCTCTCGGGATTATCGGTAATGGATTAGTCATCTGGATTGCCGGATTCAGGATGAAGAAGACAGTCAGTGCGGTGTGGTTCCTCCACCTGGCCATTgcggacttcctgtgctgtgcgtccGTTTCTCTGCTGATAGCACGGTTGACTTCCTCTTCCACAGACTCACTAGTTGTTATGTGCAACTTGAGCTTTTTTCTGTTTGGTCTGAACATGGGCGCCAGTATTTTTTTCTTGCTCGCCATGAGTATTGACCGCTGGGTGTCCGTCATGTGGCCATTTTGGGCAAAAGTTCACAGGACATATAAATTAGTTAGAATGACTGCAGGAATAATTTGGTTGATCTCCTTCCTTGTAAATGGTTTTAGTTGGTTTGCATCAAATTTTTTTTCATATCACATAACGGAATGGTGTATAATAGACGACAATGAACAACTCTATTTTCGTAAGATTCCCTTTACTAATCGGCTGCACAAATTAGTTATAATGTGTGTGATCCCTTTTCTCATCATCGTCACctcttatgtcaccattttctttaAACTTAGAAAAAGTAAGAGATCCCAGAGATCTCAGAGATCCTCCAGGATCATCACCGCTGTTATATTgtgtttctttatctgctggtttcCATTTTTCATCTTGCCACTTACACCCATCTATGATGAAGATAGCCTTCTATTCCATAGTTTGAATACTATTGTTACCACCCTGGCTTGTATTAACAGCTGCTTGAATCCAATCATTTATGTATTTATCGGCCAAGATTTCCAACAAGGTTTTCTCAGATCCATTCCCTTCAAGCTTGAAAAAGCTTTAGGCGACCAGCCTAATGATGTATGTGTAGAACCACAGCCCTGTAAACCTACTCAAAGTATAGAtggttaa